The Haloplanus natans DSM 17983 DNA segment GTCGGCCACGTTTCCATCCTCCAACTGCGCCATTGCCCACCGGACGTTGCCCCGGACGATCGTCACGGCGTTGCGGAGTTCGTGGCGCATCCCTTCGGAGAGGTCCTCGAGTTGCCGGTTGTGCCGTTCGAGTTCCCGGCGCTGGCGCTCGATCCGCGTCACGTCGGAGAAGACGACGATGCGCCCGAGCGAGCCCTGTCTGACGTCGAACGCCTTCTCGCTCACCACGTAGTGACGGCGTTCGCTCCCCCCGCCCGCGCCGTCGACATCGAGGCTGACCACGTCGCCCTCGGTGTCGAGCGCCGCGGCCAGCGCCGGCACCGCGTCGACCGGATCGCCGACCGCGCCGTCGAGGGCGGGAAAGAGGCGCCGCGCCGCGTGGTTGTACTCGCGAATCCGCCGGCCATCGTCGAGAAACACCGTCGGTCCCTGGACGCCATCGGTGAGTTGGACGGCGAAGAAGCGATCCTCGTAGACGAAAAGGACGCCGAGGGTAAAGGCCGCCACGCCGAGGGGAGCGTGGATCATATCGAGTAGGAGCGGCGTCGCGTAGCCGACGATGTCGAGCACGACCGGGAGGCCGGCGAGGCCCACTAGGCCCGCGAGGGGCGTCGCGTCGTACTCCGATTCGGCGAACGCCTCGAAGAGCGCGAACATCCCGATGCCGGCGAGCAGGTAGGAGATGCCGGTGACGATCCAGTGGAACAGCCCCTGCCGGATCGCCAGGTGTGGGAACGGCGCGGCGACGACGGCAGTGGTGAAATAGAGGTTGTGAAACGGGTTGGTGACCTTCACAGCGACGACGGCGAGATAGAGGACGACCGCGGCGCGCCGGTACGCGGGCCGTCGGTGGTACGTCCGCCCGGTGTACGCGGAGCAGAAGTAGAGCCAGGCGAAGACCGTGCTGAACCCGAGTATCAGCCCGCCGAGATACACCGCCGTCTTCAACTCGATCGAGGGGACGACTAGGAGGACGGCGTGGCTGATGGCCCAGCCTCCGCTCGTCGCGAGGAGCGCGATCAATCCGTTGCGGGTGTCGTCGTCCTCGATTCGACGGCCGTAGACGGCGCCAACGGTACAGACGGTGCCCGCGATCGCGAACAGGAGCCCGTACGCGATGGCGGGAGCCACTCCAACTACGAACACGTGTCCCCGGCCTATCCGGCGGGCACTAACTAATGCTTCGGTTGCTCCGGGCGCCCGGTTCGGCGTTCGTGGGTGCGAGTTGTCCGGGGCGAAAGCTATGACGGAAGCCTTATCCCTCGGCGGGGGCTCTATTCGATTGCAATGGCAACTGGTACGGTTGATTTCTTCAACGACACTGGCGGTTACGGCTTTATCGAGACTGAGGACGCGGACGACGACGTGTTCTTCCACATGGAAGACGTGGGCGGCCCGGACCTCGAAGAAGGACAGGAACTCGAATTCGAAATCGAGGACTCCCCCAAGGGTCCGCGCGCGACGAACGTCGTCCGCCTCTAAGGCGTCGACCGTTTCTCGTTCGTAATTCGATTTTTCCCGGACGCAACGTCCCCGAGCGACGGCGCCGCGTCGATTCTCACCGCTGAGAACGAAGCCCACACGTTGAAACCCTGTGACCCCGAAGAGTCGGCCACCGTTCATGGGATCGCTCGCCGTCCGTCTCGTCCTCTCGGCGCTGCTCGTCGCCACGGTGGTACCGACGGGTACCGCCGCGGCGTCGCCCTCGATTACTCTGACAGTCGAGGGCACGACGGTGGCCAACGGCGAGTCGACGCTGGTCGAAACCGACCCCGACGTTCGCGTGCGCGTCGACGCCGCCGACCCCATCCGGGTGGTCGCCGTCCGTCTCGACGGGACGACCGTCCACCGGGCCACGCCGAACACCACGTCGTTCGACGCCTCGCTCGACCTCACCGTGACGAGCGGCGACCACACCCTCACGGTCGTCGCCGAGACTGAGACGGTCACGACCCACGAGGTGACGGTGACGAAAGACGCCGAGCGGCCGTACGTCCGCTATACGGCGCCGTTCGAGACCGACCAGTACGCGCCGCCGCCGGAGACGGCGACGGTGAACCGCTCCCGGGTCGTCCTCCGGGGTAACTTCACCGACGTGACCGGCGTCACGCATCTCCGCATCAGACGCACGACGACGTACGATGTCGGCGGCCTGACCCGTAACGACACGGAGATTTACACTCAGGGGGAGCTCAACGGCTCGTTCGCCCAGCCCATCTTCCTCGGCCTCGGCCGGAACACGATCACGGCCCGGTACTACGACGGCCTGGGCCACCAGCGAGTGCACAACTTCTCGGTCGTCGTCGAGGACACCGCACCCCCGACGCTGTCGAACCTCTCGGCGGTCCGGCAGTCGCCCACGTCGCTTCGCATCGCTGGCGTCGCGACCGACAACGGACAACTCCGGAACGTCTCGATACGCCCCCGAAATCGGTCCCGAACCGGGAACCGCTCTAGCGTGGCGGTTCCGATCGCCCCGTGGAGCGAGAAGCCGGACCGTGACCGTCTACGACACCGGTTCGCCCGGAACCTGTCGCTGTACACCGGCGTGACGGCCGTCGTCGTCTCGGCGAGCGACACCGCCGGCAACACCGTCGAGCGGGTGGTGACCGTCCGGCGGACGGTCGCGCCCGACCTCCGTCTCGACCCCACGGGAACGCGCTTCGTGACCGAGGGGACGGTCGTCGTCCGGGGGCGCGCGACCGACGGCGAAATCGTCTCGGTGAGCGTCGAGACGGTCGATCCCGACACCGGCGAGGTGGTCGACATCGCCACCGTCCACGGCGGCGAGACGGTGACCGACCTCTCCTTCGAGCGCCGCCTCGACGCCCCCGACGGGCGGCACGCGACGATCCGCCTGCGCGTCGTCGACAGTGCGGGGACCGAACACGTCCGTACGGTCGACCGGCAGTTGACGGTCGAGACGGCGACGGCTACGCCGACGACGGCCCCGACCCCGACGGCGACGCCCGCGCCGACGGCGACGCCCGCGCCGACGGCGACGCCGGCCCCGGCCCCGGAGTCGGGGGGGCTGACGATCCCCATAATCGGGGTTACGGTGTCGATTCCGTCGGTTCTCGGCACTTCGATCCCGGTGCCAGTCCCCTTCGTCGGCCCGTTCGACGTGCCGGTCGTTCCGGTCGCGGGACTCGCCGTCGTCGGCCTCGGGGCCGTCGCCCGGGCGCGTTGACGTCGACCGCCACAGGGATTAATTGTCGCGATCGTATACGTTTGACGAGGTGATGACATCGCCACCGCCCGCCCCGTCAGCACGCTCTACCTGACAGACACGGCCACGACGGTCGACGCCGACCAGTGTGTCCGCGCCGCGCCGTCGCCGTCCGGGTCGGCGCCGCTCGTCGTCGCCTTCGAGGGGTCGCCCGCCCGGTGGCTGGACGCGTGGCGGACCGCCGTCGACGACCCCTCCCGAGCGACGTTTCTCGTCGCCGACGCCGCCGAGTGGCTCGCCGGCAACCCGAAAGAACGGATCGAGTCGATGGCCGCCCCCGACACCACCGTCCGGACTCCGGTCGTCGACTCGCCCGGCAACCTCACCGACCTCGGCGTCACCCTGCTGGACGCGCTGGAGGCACACGACGCGGCCGACGCGCGGACCATCCTCTGTTGCCAGTCGCTGACGGTCCTGTTGCAGTATTCGGCGACCGACGAGGTGTTCCAGTTCCTCCACACCCTCGACGGCCACCTCGACCGCTTCGACGCGACGGGTCATTTCCACCTCCACGCGGACGCCCACGACGCGGAGACGGTCGCCACGCTGTCGCCGCTGTTCGATCGGGTGCGCAACGACGACTGACCACGCCGCCGCGCATCGCTCCCGTCGACATCATTATTTTGCCGGCCTCTCTGCCTGTGCTATGGTATCGGATACCTCTCTCGACGGAACGGTGTCACTGGTCACTGGAGCGGGCGGCGCCATCGGCGGCGGCATCGCGAAACACCTCGCCGCCGCGGGAAGCGACGTGGTGTTGGCGGTCCACAACGACGAGGACGTCGCCGACGAGATCAGGGCTCTCGGCAGCCGAGCGCATACGGTTGCGGTCGACGTCAGCGACGCCGAGAGCGTCGACGCGCTGATCGAGGAGACGGTCGCGGAGTTCGGTCGGCTCGACGTGGTCGTGAACAACGCCGGCACCCTCACCGTCGGCTCCGTCAAGGATCTCGACGAGAGCGACTGGGACCGCGTCATGGACGTGAACGCGAAGGGGACCTTTCTGGTCTCACAGGCGGCCATCCCGCACCTCCGAGAGACGGCGGGGACGATCATCAACGTCTCCTCCATCTCGGGGATGATCGCCGCGCCGGAGCACAGCCACTACGGCGCGTCGAAACACGCCGTTAACGGACTCACGAAGTCGCTGGCGATCGAACTCGCATCCGACGACATCACGGTCAACGCGCTCTGTCCCGGCATCGTCCCCTCGAAGATGTGGACCGAGGTGCTGGCACCGCACAAGGAGGAGTCGTACGAGGAGACAGTCGAGCGACTGATCCCGCTCGGGCGGGACCAGAGCCCCGAGGACATGGGCGAGGCAGCCGTCTACCTGGCGACGAGCGACAACGTCACCGGCGAGGAACTCACCGTCGACGGCGGTATCGTTCGGGATATCGTGTAGGCTCCGCGCGGCCGCGCGTTCCGGACGGATCGGCGGCGCCGCCGTCGCTCACCCGAGCCCGAGCGCCGCGTAGCCGAAGTACCCTCCGGCTGCGACGAGGCCGACGCCGAGGGCCTGCACGAGTCGACGCCAGCGGTCGGGGACGGCGTCGGTGCCGTACTCGCCGTCGCGGCCGGGTGGTCGGCGACCGGCGGTCTGGACACGGACGACGGCCCCGGGGGCGGCGAGGCAGACGGCCCCGAGCAGGAGGCCGAGAACGGCGGCCAGCAGCGTCCGGGCGTCGGTCATCGACTCCGGAGGCGTTCGATCCGCTTCTCGACCGGCGGGTGTGTCGACAGGAGGCTGGCGAGCCCGCCACGGTTATCGAAGATACAGAGTGCAGCGGTCTGCGAGTCGATCCGGCCCTCCCGACCCTGGGCACCCCGGCTGATCTTCTCGAGTGCGCGGGCGAGGGGTTCGCCGCTCCCGATGGCCTCGGCGGCGTCGCCGTCGGCGACGTACTCGCGGTACCGCGAGATGGCGAAGACAAAGAGCATCACCAGCATCTGGGTGAGTTGGCCGACGACGATGGCGAGAAAGAAGTCGGCGATGTCGTTGTCACCGGTGAGGAGGACGGCCCACTGGGCGACGATGGCGACGATGGAGGCGACTCCCTGACCGAGCACCATCATCACCACGTCGCGGTTGCGGATGTGGGCGAGTTCGTGGGCCAGGACGCCCTCCACCTCGTCGGTGTCGAGTGTCCGCAGGAGCTCCTCGCTGACGACGACGGTTCCCGCGCCCTTGCGCCCGATGGCGAAGGCGTTGGGGACGCCCATGCTCGCGATCATGAGGCGGGGTTTGTCGATGCCCATGTCCCGCGAGAGCGATTCGACGCGGCGGTGTAGGTCGGGGGCGCGCTCCTCCAGGAGGTCCTCGGCGCCGACGCTTCGAAGCGCCATCCACTTGCCGAGTTTGTACTGGACGCCGACGAAGAGGACGCTCCCGACGATCACCAGCGGGAGCACGTCGGTTCCGAACATCCCCATGACGACGGCTGCGGCGACCGCGTAGAAGGCGAACAGGATCGATCCGACGACCGCCATCCGGGCTTTGAGTCCGAGGTGGCGCATGGGTGTGTCTCCGGCGTCGAGGCACTAATGGTCGGCGGTCGAGACCGAATGTCTGACGTAGCTTTATACGTCCGGGGCGACCCTGTTTGTCCATGAGCAACAGGGTGGAGGAGCTCGAATCCCAGGTCGCGGAGCTGCAGGCCGCCGTCGACGGCCTCACCGAGGAACTCGTCGAGACGCGGGAACGCCTCCGACAACTAGAGGAAGGGGAGGGCGTCGACAACTCGCGGACTCCCGGGCGCCGCGACTCGCCACACGCCGACGTCGAACACGCCGACTCGGAGCCCGCCCCCGAGACGGAGACGGCAGACGAGACGGAGGCGGAGACCGAGACCGAGGCGGAAGACGACGACGGCTCCGACTCCGACGGGAACGACATCATCGTCGCCTGATCGGGGTCACCGCCCCCCATGCACATCTCAGAGCTGGTACTCGACGACTTCAAGAGCTTCGGCCGGAAGACGCGAATCCCCTTCTACGAGGACTTCACCGTCATCACCGGCCCCAACGGCTCCGGGAAGAGCAACATCATCGACGGCGTGCTCTTCGCGCTCGGTCTGGCCCGCACCCGCGGCATCCGCGCCGAGAAGCTGACGGACCTCATCTACAACCCCGGCCACGAGGACGAGTCGGATCGCTCCGGCCCCCGCGAGGCCAGCGTGACCGTCGTCCTCGACAACGGCGACGGCACGCTCGACCGCTCGCAGGTGGTCAACGCCGCCGGCACCGAGGACGTGGGTGACGTGGACGAAATCGCCGTCAAGCGCCGCGTCAAGGAGACCGAGGAGAACTACTACTCCTACTACTACCTCAACGGCCGGTCGGTCAACCTCTCGGACATCCGCGACCTGCTGGCGCAGGCGGGCGTGACACCGGAGGGGTACAACGTCGTCATGCAGGGCGACGTGACCGAGATCATCAACATGTCGGCCGGGCAACGGCGCACCATTATCGACGAAATCGCGGGCGTCGCGGAGTTCGACGCCAAAAAGGAGGACGCCTACGAGGAGTTGGCAGTCGTCGAAGAGCGCATCGACGAGGCCGACCTCCGCATCGAGGAGAAGGAAGACCGCCTCGAGCAACTGGAAGACGAACGCGAGACGGCACTTGAGTACCAGTCGCTCCGTGAGGAGAAGGCGGAGTACGAGAGCTACCGGAAGGCCGCGGAACTGGAGGAAAAGCGGACGGCACTGGAGCGGACGGGCAAGCGCATCGAGGCGACGGAACAGGAACTCGCGGACCGGCAGGCGACCCTCGACGAGAAGGCCGCCGCCGTCTCGGCGCTGGAGGACGAACTCGACGACCTCACCCGCGAAATCGAGCGCAAAGGCGAGGACGAACAGCTCCGAATCAAAGGCGAAATCGAGGAGCTGAAAGGCGAGATCGGTCGGTTGGAGGCGACCATCGAGAACCAGGAGGAGAAAATCGAGGACGCCGAGGCGGAGCGTCGCGAGGCGTTCGTCTCCCTCGACGGCAAGACCGAAGAACTCGACGAGCTGGAAGAGGAGATCCGGTCGATCAAGGTCGAGAAGGCGTCGGTCAAAGGCGACATCGAGGCGAAGGAGTCGGAACTCGCGGAGGTCGAAGCGGAGATAGAGAGCGTCGACACCGCCTTCGACGAACTCAAAGACGAACTCGCCGAGCGCAAAACCGAGTTGGAGGAACGGAAGACCGAGCGCAACGACGCCCAGCGGGAGAAAGACCGCCTGCTCGACGAGGCGCGTCGGCGCTCGAACCGGATCAGCGAGGCGCAAGCGGAGTTGGAGGCGGCCCACGAACGGATTCCGGAGTTACAGGCCGACCTCTCCGATCTGCACGGCGAACTCGACCGGGCGGAAAAAAACCGCGAGAAGATCCAGTCGGCGATCGCCGACCTCCGCGAGGAGAAGGCCGAATTGAGCGATCGGCTCGACGAAATCGAGGACGACCTCCGCGCGAAACAGAACGAGTACGCGGAACTGGAGGCCCGCGCCAGCCGCGACGGCGACGATTCGTGGCCGCGGTCCGTGACGACAGTGCTGAACGCCGGCATCGACGGCGTCCACGGCGCAGTCGGCCAGTTGGGCAGTGTCGACGCCGAGTACGCCACCGCCTGCGAGACGGCGGCGGGCGGCCGGTTGGCGAACGTCGTCGTCGACGACGACGGCGTCGGCTCGGCCTGCATCGACTACCTCAAGTCCCGGTCGGCGGGCCGGGCGACCTTCCTCCCGATCACCGAGATGGATCGGCGGGGACTGCCACGGAAGCCGTCCGACCCGGGCGTCGTCGACTTCGCGCGCAACCTCGTCGACTACGACGACCGCTACGCCGGCGTCTTCTCTTATGTCCTCGGCTCGACGCTCGTCGTCGAGGACATGGCGACGGCGCGGGAGTTCATGGGGGACTATCGGATGGTGACACTCGACGGCGACCTGGTCGAGAAAAGCGGCGCGATGACCGGCGGCTCCGGCGGTGGATCGCGGTACTCCTTCACCAAAAGCGGGAAGGGGCGGCTCGAACGCCTCGCGGAGCAGATCAGTTCGCTGGAGGACGACCGCCGGCGCGTCCGCGAGGAGATCCGCGACGTGGAATCGCGACTGGACGACGCCCGCGACCGCAAGAGCGACGCGACCGACCGCGTCCGCGACCTCGAAGGCGACATCGAGGACGTGGACGGCGAGATCGAGACGACAGAGGGCGAAATCGAGTCGCTGGAGGCCGAACTCGACGACCTCCGAACCGAGCGCGACGAGGTGGACGCCGAGATGGGCGACCTCGAGGACCGCATCGCGACGCTCGACGGCGAGATCGAGGGCATCGAAGCCGATATCGAAGAGTTAGAGGCCGAGCTCGCGGACTCCCGCGTGCCCGAACTCACGGCCGAGAAGGAGGCCATCGAGAGCGACATCGACGAGCTGGACGGTCGGATGGACGACCTCGACGCCCGCCTCAACGAGAAACAGGTCGAGGTCGAGTACGCCGAGGAGGCGATCGACGACCTCGAAGCCACTATCGAGGCGGCCAAGGGCCGCAAGGCCGAGGCCGAGGAGCGGATCGAGGCGGTCGAGGCCGACATCGCGGAGCACGAGGCGACCCTCGAGGAGAAACGCGCCGCCATCGAGGATCTGGAGGACGAACTCGCGGATCTCAAGGAGGAGCGTCGCGACCTCCAGTCGGATCTGCGCGAGGCACGGGCGGAGCGCGACGAGGCCCGCGAGCGGGTGGCCGAGGTGGAGTCGGAGATCGACGACCTCGAAGAGGAGCGCGAGCGACTGGAGTGGGAGATCGACGAACTCGAAGGCGAGGTCGGCGACTACGACCCCGAGGAGATTCCGGACCACGACGAGGTGGCGGAGGCGATCGAACGGCTGCAGGCCGAGATGGACGCGCTGGAGCCGGTGAACATGCTCGCCATCGAGGAGTACGACGAGGTGGAGGCGGCCCTCGAGGACTTACAGGAGCGCCGCGACACCCTCGTCGACGAGCGCGACGGCATCGAGGAGCGGATCGAGGGGTACGAGGACCGGAAAAAGGAGACGTTCATGTCGGCGTTCGACGCCATCGACGCCCACTTTCAGGACATCTTCGAGCGGCTGTCGGCGGGGACGGGCGAGTTGCACCTGGAGAACGAGGCCGACCCCTTCGACGGTGGGCTGACGATGAAGGCCGAACCGGGCGATAAGCCGATCCAGCGGCTGGACGCCATGAGCGGCGGGGAGAAGTCGCTGACGGCGCTCGCCTTCATCTTCGCCATTCAGCGCCACAACCCCGCGCCCTTCTACGCGCTGGACGAGGTGGACGCCTTCCTCGACGCCGCCAACGCCGAGCGGGTAGGCGAGATGGTCGACGACCTGGCGGGCGACGCGCAGTTCGTCGTCGTCTCGCATCGCTCCGCGCTCCTGGATCGCTCCGAACGCGCCATCGGCGTGACGATGCAGGGCGACAACGTGAGCGCCGTGACCGGGATTCGGCTGGACGGCGAGGCGGAGGTGCCCGCGGATGACTGATCACGACTACGTCCCCGACGACGTGAGCCTCCCGGGCACGGACGACGACGAGGTCGAACCCGTCGAAATCCTCGTCCAGTTGGCCGAGGACGGCGAAATCGACCCGTGGGACGTCGACATCGTCGACGCCACCGACGCCTTCCTCGACCGACTGGACGAGACGGATCTCCGAACCTCGGGTCGGGCGCTCTTTTATGCGAGCGTCCTCCTGCGGATGAAAAGCGACGCCTTGCTGAACGACGGTCCCGAGGAGCCGGAGCCGGAGCCGTGGGAGGTGGCGATGGAGGGCGGCGACCCCGACGTCGACGGCCCGGACCCCATCGACGCCCTCGACGCCGAACTCGACCGTCGGCTGGACCGCAAGCACGCCCGCGGGTCGCCGGAGACGCTCGACGAACTCGTCCGGGAACTTCGCGAGGCCGAGCGCGACTCGTGGTGGAAGGAGTCGCGGTCGTACGACACCTCGGCGTCGCCACAGGGGTACGACCGCGGGACCCAGACCCTCGACTATCGCTCCGCGGACGACTTCCGCGAGGGGGGAGAGCCGACCGAGGGCGACGTAACCGGCACGACCCACACCGAGGACATCGAGTCGACCATCGACGACGTGCGGGAGACCGTGCGCACCCACTACGACGCCGGCCGCGCCGAAGTGCTGTTCGCGGAGGTGCGCGAGGCCGGCGGCGCGCCCGTCGACACCTTCCTCGCCTTGCTCTTTCTGGCACACCGCGGCGAGATCCGGCTGCGTCAGGACGACCTGTTCGGCGACCTGTGGATTCGCGATCCGGCGGCGCCGAGAGTCGGTGACGAAGCCGTGGCAGACTGAGGGTGACGCGCGACTGGTGAAGAGACCCACCGCTTCGAGCCGTGAGGCGACGACGCCGTCACTCCCGAACGGGAACGGTGTCGGTGACGACGAGGAGGATGGCGAGACCCAGGACCGCGAGCAGGAGGACGGCGACGCGAACGTCGAGCAACAGGTCGGCGGCGGCGGCGATGCCGGTCTCGTGGGCGAGTTCGACCGTCTCGCGCCTGGCGACCGCGTAGGGTGGGATGTGGACTGCGGCTAGAACCGCCACGACGACGACGAGCAGGTAGTCGAGTCCGTCTCTCTCTCGCATCGCTCGGCCGTCGGCGGCGCGGTGGCTTAAGCGTCGTGGCCCGATTATCAACTGTGGTCGCGGCGGGACGGCGGGCCGCTCAGAGTGTCGGCCGCTCGTCGAGGACGAGTCGAACCCCGAAGCCGACGAGGACGCTCCCGCTCAGATATCGGAACGCCCGGCGCGCCCGCGCCGACTCGAGGAGCGCGCCACGCCGGTGAGATAGCCGAGGCTCAGGCCGGCGGGGACGAAGGCGGCGAGGGTCGTGAGGTCCATCCGTTCATACGGATTATTGTAACTGTTTCCCGGTGGGTCGCCGAGACGATCCGCCGACCCACCGGTAACGACTCACAATAACCCGTATCAGACCAGCACCCCCGACTCCAACAGCGCGATGAGAAGGGTCAGGACGGGGACGCTCAACAGCGTGGTGACGAGCACCGTCGTGCTGACGTATTCGGCGACCGAGAGGCCGTTACCGGCTGACTCGCCCCCGAACTCGACGACGAGGAGGAGGGGCGTGATGGCCGCGGGCGTCGCACACTCGAGGACGAATGTGCGCGCGACGGTGGGGTCTCGAAAGCCAACGGCGAGGGCGATACCGACGCCGACGGCGGGGGCGACGGCCATCTTCAGGACGCTCGCGATGCCGACTTGCGAGAGCGCGGCGCCGTAGTCGGTGTCGGCGAGTTGGATGCCGAGGATCAGGAGCATGATGGGGATGGAGGCGTTGCCGACGAGCGCGAGCGTCGCCATCGCGGTGCTCTCGTCGGGGGGGACGACCCCGAGATAGCGCGCGAGGACGGCGGCGACGACGGCGTAGACCAGCGGAATCTTGAGCGCGCGTTTCATGCCGCCGATCCCGTGGGTGCCGCCGCTCC contains these protein-coding regions:
- a CDS encoding histidine kinase N-terminal 7TM domain-containing protein, producing MAPAIAYGLLFAIAGTVCTVGAVYGRRIEDDDTRNGLIALLATSGGWAISHAVLLVVPSIELKTAVYLGGLILGFSTVFAWLYFCSAYTGRTYHRRPAYRRAAVVLYLAVVAVKVTNPFHNLYFTTAVVAAPFPHLAIRQGLFHWIVTGISYLLAGIGMFALFEAFAESEYDATPLAGLVGLAGLPVVLDIVGYATPLLLDMIHAPLGVAAFTLGVLFVYEDRFFAVQLTDGVQGPTVFLDDGRRIREYNHAARRLFPALDGAVGDPVDAVPALAAALDTEGDVVSLDVDGAGGGSERRHYVVSEKAFDVRQGSLGRIVVFSDVTRIERQRRELERHNRQLEDLSEGMRHELRNAVTIVRGNVRWAMAQLEDGNVADARDALRTATETTDRTTRLMNDFATLAQYGRTMTDTEPVGVRETVWAAWPTADADGRGATLTVDGDGTVEADGARLELLSARAFEFVLDNGASRVVVEHRDGGVTITGDGDPITGDPERYFDYGDAVANTTTGTALPMVRTLAQVHGWHATVDPDYRDGVRLVVSWATPTVEDNGVRF
- a CDS encoding cold-shock protein; protein product: MATGTVDFFNDTGGYGFIETEDADDDVFFHMEDVGGPDLEEGQELEFEIEDSPKGPRATNVVRL
- a CDS encoding DUF7504 family protein → MTDTATTVDADQCVRAAPSPSGSAPLVVAFEGSPARWLDAWRTAVDDPSRATFLVADAAEWLAGNPKERIESMAAPDTTVRTPVVDSPGNLTDLGVTLLDALEAHDAADARTILCCQSLTVLLQYSATDEVFQFLHTLDGHLDRFDATGHFHLHADAHDAETVATLSPLFDRVRNDD
- a CDS encoding SDR family NAD(P)-dependent oxidoreductase → MVSDTSLDGTVSLVTGAGGAIGGGIAKHLAAAGSDVVLAVHNDEDVADEIRALGSRAHTVAVDVSDAESVDALIEETVAEFGRLDVVVNNAGTLTVGSVKDLDESDWDRVMDVNAKGTFLVSQAAIPHLRETAGTIINVSSISGMIAAPEHSHYGASKHAVNGLTKSLAIELASDDITVNALCPGIVPSKMWTEVLAPHKEESYEETVERLIPLGRDQSPEDMGEAAVYLATSDNVTGEELTVDGGIVRDIV
- a CDS encoding M48 family metallopeptidase produces the protein MRHLGLKARMAVVGSILFAFYAVAAAVVMGMFGTDVLPLVIVGSVLFVGVQYKLGKWMALRSVGAEDLLEERAPDLHRRVESLSRDMGIDKPRLMIASMGVPNAFAIGRKGAGTVVVSEELLRTLDTDEVEGVLAHELAHIRNRDVVMMVLGQGVASIVAIVAQWAVLLTGDNDIADFFLAIVVGQLTQMLVMLFVFAISRYREYVADGDAAEAIGSGEPLARALEKISRGAQGREGRIDSQTAALCIFDNRGGLASLLSTHPPVEKRIERLRSR
- a CDS encoding DUF7518 family protein, encoding MSNRVEELESQVAELQAAVDGLTEELVETRERLRQLEEGEGVDNSRTPGRRDSPHADVEHADSEPAPETETADETEAETETEAEDDDGSDSDGNDIIVA
- the smc gene encoding chromosome segregation protein SMC — protein: MHISELVLDDFKSFGRKTRIPFYEDFTVITGPNGSGKSNIIDGVLFALGLARTRGIRAEKLTDLIYNPGHEDESDRSGPREASVTVVLDNGDGTLDRSQVVNAAGTEDVGDVDEIAVKRRVKETEENYYSYYYLNGRSVNLSDIRDLLAQAGVTPEGYNVVMQGDVTEIINMSAGQRRTIIDEIAGVAEFDAKKEDAYEELAVVEERIDEADLRIEEKEDRLEQLEDERETALEYQSLREEKAEYESYRKAAELEEKRTALERTGKRIEATEQELADRQATLDEKAAAVSALEDELDDLTREIERKGEDEQLRIKGEIEELKGEIGRLEATIENQEEKIEDAEAERREAFVSLDGKTEELDELEEEIRSIKVEKASVKGDIEAKESELAEVEAEIESVDTAFDELKDELAERKTELEERKTERNDAQREKDRLLDEARRRSNRISEAQAELEAAHERIPELQADLSDLHGELDRAEKNREKIQSAIADLREEKAELSDRLDEIEDDLRAKQNEYAELEARASRDGDDSWPRSVTTVLNAGIDGVHGAVGQLGSVDAEYATACETAAGGRLANVVVDDDGVGSACIDYLKSRSAGRATFLPITEMDRRGLPRKPSDPGVVDFARNLVDYDDRYAGVFSYVLGSTLVVEDMATAREFMGDYRMVTLDGDLVEKSGAMTGGSGGGSRYSFTKSGKGRLERLAEQISSLEDDRRRVREEIRDVESRLDDARDRKSDATDRVRDLEGDIEDVDGEIETTEGEIESLEAELDDLRTERDEVDAEMGDLEDRIATLDGEIEGIEADIEELEAELADSRVPELTAEKEAIESDIDELDGRMDDLDARLNEKQVEVEYAEEAIDDLEATIEAAKGRKAEAEERIEAVEADIAEHEATLEEKRAAIEDLEDELADLKEERRDLQSDLREARAERDEARERVAEVESEIDDLEEERERLEWEIDELEGEVGDYDPEEIPDHDEVAEAIERLQAEMDALEPVNMLAIEEYDEVEAALEDLQERRDTLVDERDGIEERIEGYEDRKKETFMSAFDAIDAHFQDIFERLSAGTGELHLENEADPFDGGLTMKAEPGDKPIQRLDAMSGGEKSLTALAFIFAIQRHNPAPFYALDEVDAFLDAANAERVGEMVDDLAGDAQFVVVSHRSALLDRSERAIGVTMQGDNVSAVTGIRLDGEAEVPADD
- a CDS encoding segregation and condensation protein A, with the protein product MTDHDYVPDDVSLPGTDDDEVEPVEILVQLAEDGEIDPWDVDIVDATDAFLDRLDETDLRTSGRALFYASVLLRMKSDALLNDGPEEPEPEPWEVAMEGGDPDVDGPDPIDALDAELDRRLDRKHARGSPETLDELVRELREAERDSWWKESRSYDTSASPQGYDRGTQTLDYRSADDFREGGEPTEGDVTGTTHTEDIESTIDDVRETVRTHYDAGRAEVLFAEVREAGGAPVDTFLALLFLAHRGEIRLRQDDLFGDLWIRDPAAPRVGDEAVAD
- a CDS encoding AEC family transporter: MTSLFSIFATAILPIIALAGVGVVLGRLRDIDIDPLNTVTVYVLVPALIFHSIATASFGGATLARIGVATAVYLVAMVVVSEAVGRLFGLDEPILSAVVLVSAFPNSGNYGIPLTEFAFGATGRSTAVVYLTAQAILLYTGGVYIAQRSGGTHGIGGMKRALKIPLVYAVVAAVLARYLGVVPPDESTAMATLALVGNASIPIMLLILGIQLADTDYGAALSQVGIASVLKMAVAPAVGVGIALAVGFRDPTVARTFVLECATPAAITPLLLVVEFGGESAGNGLSVAEYVSTTVLVTTLLSVPVLTLLIALLESGVLV